In Desulfovibrio gilichinskyi, a genomic segment contains:
- a CDS encoding Bax inhibitor-1/YccA family protein codes for MSKFGSAGAVRSKPEILNAFMRGVYNWMSLGLLMTAAVAWFATSTPAVMNLVFAQNMETGAYGPTMLFWIALVGEVGLVFYLSARIRSLSASAATGLFMAYSGLNGLTLSVLLMAYTASSIFQTFLVTAGMFAALSLYGLTTKKDLTGMGSFMFMGLIGIIIASVVNMFMHSSAMEFVISVIGVIVFAGLTAHDSQKLKDMGEMVPSGDETALRRGTIMGALTLYLDFINLFLFLLRFMGAARD; via the coding sequence ATGAGTAAATTTGGTTCTGCCGGTGCAGTTAGATCTAAACCGGAAATCCTTAATGCCTTCATGCGTGGAGTTTATAACTGGATGAGTCTGGGCCTTTTGATGACAGCCGCTGTTGCGTGGTTTGCCACATCAACTCCTGCTGTCATGAATCTGGTTTTCGCGCAGAATATGGAAACCGGAGCATACGGACCGACCATGTTATTCTGGATTGCTCTTGTCGGTGAAGTCGGCCTTGTTTTTTATCTAAGTGCGCGTATCAGATCCCTTTCTGCAAGTGCGGCGACTGGTCTTTTTATGGCTTACAGCGGGCTTAACGGTCTGACTTTATCTGTACTTTTGATGGCTTACACAGCTTCTTCCATCTTCCAGACTTTCCTTGTCACCGCAGGGATGTTTGCTGCTTTGAGTCTTTACGGTCTGACTACTAAAAAAGATCTTACCGGAATGGGCTCTTTCATGTTCATGGGACTTATCGGTATTATTATCGCTTCTGTCGTGAACATGTTCATGCACAGTTCCGCAATGGAATTTGTAATTTCAGTTATCGGTGTAATCGTTTTTGCAGGATTGACTGCTCACGATTCTCAGAAACTCAAAGATATGGGTGAAATGGTGCCATCAGGTGATGAAACTGCGCTTAGACGCGGAACAATCATGGGTGCGCTGACTCTCTATCTTGATTTTATCAACTTGTTCCTTTTCCTTTTGAGATTCATGGGAGCTGCCCGCGATTAA
- the lpxK gene encoding tetraacyldisaccharide 4'-kinase: MALLRTAQNILSPVLTPAGYVYSSVMACRAKLYNRNSFTRFEPVCPCISVGNIGSGGSGKTPLSGWLLAWAERQGMQSVLLSRGYGVHPPKLPYLVTAASPVEESGDEPLMLATENPYARIVVDPVRKRSGNWATKQFKPDLIVLDDGFQHMAVRRDLDFVLMTPDDFTDGWNKVIPRGTWREGKNGLKRADVFFVKSPADDFNSMKDVIEDRLGKYKKPVFQFNLKAEGLKFLRGGESLPFGDEKYMLVSGIGKPEQFYRDSLKFIGQEPCEHMIFKDHHPYNVQDVRLIRAKSEKTGAAKIICTPKDAVKLRRLGCDDFYTIDLRVEFKESIFFDETEPCNFELWWSLDRVAPAYESRKKENKNSK; the protein is encoded by the coding sequence ATGGCTCTGTTACGCACCGCGCAAAATATTTTAAGTCCTGTTCTTACCCCTGCCGGTTATGTCTACAGCTCGGTGATGGCTTGTCGCGCTAAGCTTTACAATAGGAATTCTTTCACCCGTTTTGAACCTGTATGTCCCTGCATCTCTGTGGGTAATATAGGGTCCGGTGGAAGCGGTAAGACTCCTTTGTCCGGTTGGCTCTTAGCCTGGGCCGAGAGACAGGGGATGCAGTCTGTTCTTCTAAGTCGCGGTTACGGTGTTCACCCTCCAAAGCTTCCTTATCTGGTTACTGCTGCAAGTCCTGTAGAAGAATCCGGAGATGAACCTTTGATGCTCGCAACTGAAAATCCGTATGCACGGATCGTTGTTGATCCAGTGCGGAAGCGTTCAGGTAATTGGGCTACTAAGCAGTTTAAACCGGATTTAATAGTGCTTGATGACGGATTTCAGCACATGGCTGTACGGCGTGATCTGGACTTTGTTTTAATGACTCCTGATGATTTTACCGATGGCTGGAATAAGGTCATTCCGCGCGGAACATGGCGCGAAGGTAAAAACGGACTTAAACGGGCAGATGTCTTTTTTGTTAAAAGTCCGGCGGATGATTTTAATTCCATGAAAGATGTTATAGAAGATAGACTCGGCAAATATAAAAAACCTGTTTTCCAATTCAATTTGAAAGCTGAGGGACTTAAATTTTTGAGGGGAGGAGAATCTCTTCCTTTCGGTGACGAAAAATATATGTTGGTTTCAGGTATAGGAAAGCCGGAACAGTTTTACCGCGACAGTCTCAAATTTATCGGGCAAGAACCATGTGAGCATATGATCTTTAAAGATCATCATCCCTATAACGTGCAAGATGTCCGGTTGATCAGGGCTAAGAGTGAAAAGACCGGCGCTGCTAAAATAATATGTACTCCCAAAGATGCAGTAAAACTTCGCAGGCTCGGTTGTGACGATTTCTATACAATTGATCTGCGCGTAGAATTTAAAGAGTCCATCTTTTTTGATGAAACAGAGCCTTGCAATTTCGAGCTCTGGTGGAGTCTGGACAGGGTTGCTCCGGCCTATGAAAGTAGAAAGAAAGAAAATAAAAATTCCAAATAA
- the rnr gene encoding ribonuclease R: MGKKKHSKNPGVIKAYEVLKILRSSATPLSGGEIQKRLGLTKRHRKFVKELLVELVSEGKIVKAGSAYGLLEKLNMITGKLQVQRSGAAFVLPDDKGRKDIFIRPRSMNEAWHGDRVSVALLGNSSNGKNPEGRILSVLERGKQVFPVRVIRPTGATALLCTPTEPKLDFGIVVEPSEAVQIPSSAGGKLKKSDFKKANVDSSVSGSTEVAFDYSKVSSGDILLVAPGDRINPNLWKGKILKYLGREDDVLVQEAIVKANNGVPTEFPENALEEAAALPDRPSEDDFKSREDMREIQFVTIDGETAKDFDDAIHVETTPKGYRLRVAIADVSHYVAMNSPMDREAGKRGNSYYFPKSVEPMFPEALSNGLCSLNPDVERLAMNATIEFNKSGEPLSSKFAPVVIRSHARLTYNQVYKAIIQGDAEERAKIKDVVPMLEIAEKLARQINARREDRGSLNFDLPEPEIMFNLQGETTDICPRIRNFAHQMIEEFMIAANEAVAEFLTAREMPCLYRVHPGPDSMKLTNFFKVLKKMGIAGEVPDPVTPQSLQQVLNSAEGADQEFLVNRMLIRSMKQAKYEPENEGHFGLASECYCHFTSPIRRYADLTVHRALKVALGDEHQAMHAEKQLVGLGGHLSGRERVAMEAEREILKRLTIIFLKDKVGEQFTGIISSMAEFGFWVEFQEVMAEGMIRLANLTDDYYTFWADRQMIVGERTGKAFRLGQKIVVKLDSVSLDMLEANLSVVDGGEDFKKYV; encoded by the coding sequence ATGGGTAAAAAGAAACATTCCAAAAATCCCGGCGTAATTAAGGCGTATGAAGTACTAAAAATTTTGCGCTCCAGTGCCACGCCTCTTTCAGGCGGCGAAATTCAGAAAAGACTTGGCTTAACCAAACGCCATCGCAAGTTTGTAAAAGAATTACTGGTTGAACTGGTAAGTGAAGGAAAAATAGTTAAGGCCGGAAGCGCGTACGGCCTTCTCGAAAAGCTGAATATGATTACCGGTAAGCTTCAAGTTCAGAGATCAGGTGCGGCGTTTGTTCTGCCTGACGATAAAGGGCGTAAAGATATTTTCATTCGTCCACGGTCAATGAATGAAGCATGGCACGGCGACAGGGTTTCCGTTGCACTTTTGGGTAACAGCAGTAACGGCAAAAATCCTGAAGGGCGCATTCTCAGTGTGCTTGAAAGAGGAAAGCAGGTCTTTCCTGTGAGAGTTATCCGGCCTACAGGTGCAACTGCTTTGCTTTGTACTCCCACAGAACCGAAACTGGATTTCGGAATTGTCGTTGAACCTAGTGAGGCCGTACAAATTCCTTCTTCAGCTGGTGGAAAGTTAAAAAAATCAGACTTTAAAAAAGCTAATGTTGACTCCTCCGTATCTGGATCAACTGAAGTTGCTTTTGATTATTCAAAGGTTTCCAGCGGGGATATATTATTAGTTGCTCCCGGTGATCGAATTAATCCTAACTTGTGGAAAGGTAAAATTCTTAAGTATCTTGGACGGGAAGATGACGTCCTTGTGCAGGAAGCTATAGTTAAGGCTAATAACGGAGTTCCTACGGAATTCCCTGAAAATGCGCTTGAGGAAGCGGCCGCTTTACCTGACCGTCCAAGCGAAGATGATTTCAAATCTCGCGAAGATATGCGCGAAATTCAGTTTGTTACCATCGATGGTGAGACTGCAAAAGATTTTGATGATGCAATCCATGTTGAAACAACTCCGAAAGGATACAGATTAAGAGTCGCCATTGCGGACGTAAGTCATTATGTTGCAATGAATTCTCCTATGGATCGTGAAGCCGGAAAACGTGGGAATTCATATTATTTCCCCAAATCTGTTGAACCGATGTTCCCCGAAGCTCTCAGTAACGGGCTTTGCAGTCTTAATCCTGACGTTGAACGGCTTGCTATGAACGCAACCATTGAGTTTAATAAATCCGGTGAGCCTTTATCATCTAAGTTTGCTCCGGTGGTCATCCGCAGCCATGCCCGCTTGACCTATAATCAGGTTTACAAAGCAATTATTCAGGGTGATGCAGAAGAGCGTGCAAAGATTAAGGACGTTGTTCCTATGCTTGAAATTGCGGAAAAACTGGCCCGTCAAATCAATGCTCGGAGAGAAGATCGGGGCAGTCTGAATTTTGATCTGCCGGAGCCGGAAATTATGTTCAATTTGCAGGGAGAAACTACAGATATCTGCCCTAGAATCCGCAATTTTGCACATCAGATGATTGAAGAGTTTATGATAGCAGCCAACGAGGCTGTAGCTGAATTTTTGACTGCGCGTGAAATGCCTTGCCTCTACCGAGTGCATCCCGGTCCAGATTCGATGAAGCTCACTAATTTCTTTAAGGTACTTAAGAAAATGGGTATTGCCGGTGAAGTTCCTGATCCTGTCACCCCGCAATCATTGCAGCAGGTTCTTAACAGTGCTGAAGGAGCAGATCAGGAATTTCTTGTCAACAGGATGCTGATCAGGTCTATGAAACAGGCTAAGTATGAACCTGAAAATGAAGGTCATTTCGGACTGGCCTCAGAGTGTTACTGCCATTTTACTTCACCTATCAGACGCTACGCCGACCTTACTGTCCATAGAGCTCTAAAGGTTGCGCTCGGTGATGAACATCAGGCCATGCATGCAGAAAAGCAGCTTGTCGGACTCGGTGGTCATCTAAGCGGTCGCGAGCGTGTTGCAATGGAAGCTGAACGTGAAATACTCAAACGGCTGACTATTATATTCCTTAAAGATAAAGTAGGTGAGCAGTTTACCGGAATTATTTCCTCAATGGCGGAATTTGGATTCTGGGTAGAATTTCAGGAAGTTATGGCTGAAGGTATGATCAGGTTGGCTAACTTGACTGATGATTATTATACTTTCTGGGCTGATCGTCAGATGATTGTCGGTGAACGTACCGGTAAAGCCTTTAGGCTGGGACAGAAGATTGTGGTTAAACTTGACTCGGTAAGCCTTGATATGCTTGAAGCCAACTTGTCTGTAGTTGATGGCGGGGAAGATTTTAAGAAATATGTTTAG